The window GGGTATTTTCCCCCCCCGAACGTGTCAACGGGGGGACGCAACATTATGGCCATGCCTGTAATTTCAGAACAGACGAGAGAGCCTTTGTCAGCCTGAGGTATTTGATTTCAGTGGCTTGTAATTTGCTCTCTTTCAGTGGATCTCAGCTCGGCCAGTGAAGATGACTTTGACAGCGAAGACAGCGAACAGGAGCTGAAGGGATACGCCTGCCGCCACTGTTTCACTACCAGTaagacacacactgtctcacacacacacacactgtctcacacacacacacatacaccgtctcacactgtctcacacacacacacacactgtcacacactgtcacacactgtctcacacacacacacacggtcacacacacaaactgtcacacagtcacacacacacgcgtgggCAGTCAACTTCACATGGACCTCAATGACAATCCTCCACCTGGTTGTGTTAACCGTGAGATACCTGCTCCACACAGTGCTGTCTGACAGATGGCCGTCAGGGGATGTCAACTCTAATTTgatcaccctcccccctctgcccccccctctccccttccttgttatccatccccctctcttagCACAGCTGGCTCACAGCATCAACCCCTGTCTGATGATGCTTAACATACTGCCACTGCGCCTAGGAAGGATAATCATAGTGTGATGACTGGGTTAGCCTGTATTGTATACCCCAGAGATTAGACACCTCCAGGtttctacctgtgtgtctgGCATGCTGTCTACTCTAATGGGTGTTTGATGAAGCCTCTGGTTTATTAGTCTTGATCAGAGCATCTGCACCTCCCATGTTACTCGCGCGTGTTTCTGTATTCATGTTTCCGATGAAAACATATGACAAAATCAATAAACGGCTTCAGACGCACCCAGATTCAGACGCACGTTCAGATGAGTTCATCACATATTTAACATTGTCACCCAGCTACAGAGCAAAGGGGACTGTGTttggaaatgtatgtgtgtgaggtttaGCTAGCTGTGGCTGTCTCTTGTTGCATTGTGATTGCCGTCTCACCCTTGTTCATGGttttcctcctcagcctccaagGACTGGCACCACGGGGGTCGGGAGAACATCTTGCTGTGCACCGATTGCCGTATTCACTTCAAGAAGTACGGCGAGCTGCCCCCCATTGAGAAGCCAGTGGACCCTCCCCCGTTTATGTTCAAACCCGtcaaagaggaagaggatgggcTCAGCGGGAAGCATAGCATGAGGACCCGGAGGAACAGAGGCTCGGTACGAGCTCtcacttctccttctctctctctttttttccttctctctctctttttctccttttctttctttttccttctctctcctctctctctccctccctctttctttctttctctctctctctctctctctctctctctctctctctctctctctctctctctctctcctctctctctccctccctctttctttctttctctctctctctctctctctctctctcctctctctctccctccctctctctctctctctctctctctctctctctctctctctctctctctctctctctctctctattcattCAAATCTGCTTTTCAAACTAAAGGCCACATTTAAATCTGAATCCACTCCTTTGGTTAAGTGTCTGTTGTAATGCCGTAGCACGTTGCATTTGCCCGGTTCTAAACTGCGGGAGGGGTGTCCCCTGCCCTCCAGATGTCAACGCTACGTAGTGGCCGTAAGAAGCAGACGGGCAGCCCCGATGGCCGAGCCTCCCCGACCAATGAGGACCTGCGCTCCGGTGGACGCACCTCGCCCAGCGCAGCCAGCACCGACAGCACCGACAGCAAGACAGAGTCCATGAAGAAACCcagcaaggtacacacacacgcaaacaaacacaagTCCACAAGTCATTCGTTTCAAACATGCACTGTCCAGTGATTAACATGGCCATGAACACACTTTCACGATTGTGTCTCCACAGAAGATTAAGGAGGAGGCGCCCTCGCCTATGAAGAGTGCCAAACGCCAGCGAGAGAAGGGAGCGTCGGACTCCGAGGAGCCCGAGAGGGCCACTGCCAAAAAGTCCAAGACACAGGTAGGCTTGTACGGCAAGTGGACCTTGTTCCCCGGGTTGTCTTGGCAGTGGGGACGTGTctgacccctctcccccactctcccagCAGGAGCTGAACCGGCCCGAATCGCCCTCAGAATGCGAGGGGGAGGGCGAGAGCTCAGACGGCCGCAGCGTCAACGAGGAGTGCAGTAGCGACCCGAAGGACATCGACCAGGACAACCGCAGCTCCTCCCCCAGCATCCCCAGTCCCCGTGACAACGAGAGCGACTCGGACTCCTCCGCTCAGCAGCAGCTGCTCCAGGGCCAGCACCCTGCCGTCATCCAGTGTCAGGCTGGGACCTCCGCGGCCCCCTCTGTcgtcccccccacacccacctccACAGCGCCCTCGCTggccccccaggcctccccctCAGTGCCCCCCACCTCTCTACTTCCCCAGCCCTTaccccaggccagcccactctcCCTCATCCAATCAGGAGCCTCCCTGCACCCCCAGAGGCTGCCTTCTCCCCACTCTCCTATGCAGGGGATGACACAGGCTCCACCCCCTGGTCCTTCTGGACAACCCCAGTCGCTACCCAGCTCTCTGCACGGCCCCTTGCCCCCCATGCCACACCCGCTCCAGGCCGTCCCCTCCCACATGCCTCATCCTCACTCCATGCCTCCTCAGGGCTTCCCCATGGGCCAGTCTCAGGTCCCACCCTCAGTCGTCCCAGTTCAGTCCCAGCAGAggccccacacccccccctcacaATCCCAGGTGTCCTCCCAGGTGTCTGGCCAGCCCCCTCGCGAGCAGCCCCTGCCCCCGGCTCCCATGTCCATGCCTCACATCAAGCCCCCTCCCACCACGCCCATCCCCCAGATGCCCAACCCTCCGTCTCACAAACACCCGCCCCACCTGTccgctcctcccttcccccagaTGCCCTCCAACCTTCCACCGCCACCCGCCCTCAAGCCCCTCAGCTCCCTGTCcacccaccaccctcctccagcccaccctcctcccctccagctcaTGCCCCAGGGCCAGCAGCTCCAGCCTCCCCCGGCCCAGCCTCCAGTCCTCACCCAGTCCCAGAGCCTTCCAGCCTCTGCCAGTCACCAGCCGCCCCAAGCCCCTCCCTTGCCCCCCTCGGCAGCCTCCTCCCACCCCAGCGCACCCCCACAATCCCAGTTTCCCTCTCATTCCTTCACGCAAGTcttacctccctcctctgtgccTCCTTCATCATCCTCCAACTCCTTACCAGGCCTCCAGCCACCTTCCTCGTCCtcatcctcagcctcctcctccatctccatgccCCTACCGGCCTCAGTCAGCACCGGGGGAACGggccccatcctcccccccatACACATCAAAGAGGAGCCCCTGGATGAAATGGAGGAGCCGGAGAGCCCCCCGCCTCCACAGAGAAGCCCGTCACCCGAGCCCACCGTCGTCAACACGCCCAGCCACGCCAGCCAATCAGCACGGTATGCCCAGCTCAACATGCAAACCTCTCCAGACgcgagaagaaaaaaaaaacacaaacactttcaCGAGCGGTTATTTGTCAACAGTCTGCGGAACTGAGCTTCGTTTAGTCTGAGGAGGCTGATTAACAGACCAAATACTCTCCACAAAGTGAAGCTGCCCTCAGATCTCAGGGTGTTGATTAAGGAAGCAGAAAAGGCACTAGAGGACACAATCTCCCTTTAGCTCTGAAGTGTCTGATGGCCTCAAATCATCAAGGATAGAGAGCAGGGAGATTAATTACTGtgtgattcgaatgaatggggCGATCTGAATATGAGAAACTGCCATGGCCTTGCACTTAAGTGGCTCCCATATTGCCAATGACTAGCAATGAGCATTTTAATGCAAACCGGAGAAACTCATCATAGCAGTGAAATCAAGTTATTAGTTTGCTTCCTTTTAAATAAATATGCTAACATGCGGTAcgctatgtattttttttatcaaatcaaACTCCATTACCCATTTCTATCAAACATGCTCAAAGaatacttctttttttttgcttgcCAATGAATTGATTTTAGGAACCAATTTTCTTCTtgggataaaaaaaacaatgaaaatGTCATCCAGTTACCATTTTATAACTGTTCTATATTTGATCCTTAGGTTCATTAAGCACTTGGATAGAGGTTACAACTCGTGTGCAAGGACAGACTGTTACTTCACTCCCCTCGCTGCCTCCAAACTGGCCAAGAAACGGGAGGAGGCGGTGGAGAAGGccaagagagaggtggagcagagagcgcgagaggagaaagagagggagagggagaaggagaaggagcggGAAAGAGAACGAGAACGGGAAAAGGACGCTGAGCGAGCTGCGGTGAGTGTCCTGCTCTTCTCACCGGCTGAAACGCCCCCCTGTTCCTCTTGTCGTTCCTTTTGAAGGGTCTGTGTCTGACGCTAGTTCCTCTCCCAGCAGAAAGCCTCCAGCTCGTCTCACGAGGGGCGGATGTGCGACCCCCAGATGGGAGGCCCCGCCCACATGCGGCCCCCCTTCGAcggcccccccaccaccatcgcGGCTGTGCCCCCTTACATCGGCCCCGACACCCCCGCCCTGCGCACCCTCAGCGAGTACGCCCGCCCCCACGTCATGTCCCCCACCAATCGCAACCATCCCTTCTTTGTGTCACTCAACCCCAACGACCCCCTGTTGGCCTATCACATGCCGGGCCTGTACAACGCAGACCCGGGCATGCGGGAGCGCGAACTCCGGGAGAGGGAGATGCGCGAGCGAGAGATCAGGGAGAGGGAgctgagggagaggatgaagccCGGCTTCGAGGTGAAGCCCCCCGAGTTAGACAGCATGCACCCCTCCGCCAATCCCATGGAGCACTTTGCCCGGCACGGGGCCATCAGCCTTCCCCCCATGGCGGGGCCGCACCCCTTCGCCTCCTTCCACCCGGGCCTCAACCCCCTGGAGCGGGAGCGCCTGGCCCTGGGAGGGCCCCAGCTCAGGCCCGATATGAGCTACCCAGAGAGGCTGGCGGCTGAGAGGCTCCACGCTGAGAGGATGGCCTCCATGGCCAACGACCCCATCGCCCGACTGCAGATGTTCAACGTCACGccgcaccaccaccagcactcCCACATCCACTCCCACCTTCACCTGCACCAGCAAGACCCCCTGCACCAAGGTGAGCGAAAGCCCTGCTCGCTCgcatcaacaccaccaccacgacgTTACTGCACATGTGACTGTGTGAATATTGTGTCAATTCATAGTTCATGAGTTGTAAGAATTTTGCATGTTAGAAAAGGTCGGGTTGTTCCAAAGCAACcatttaaatataaataaatcagtattttgtttatttcttATACTATTTCATCATGTCAGCCTTGATAGCAGTAACATGATCTTGGCATCACCAAATGGCTGTGGCATGCTGTGACTGGGATGAACTGTATGTGGATGAGTGTACCCTTACCAAACAACTTCTGACACCCAAAAGGTGGGGGTGAATGTCTtgtgtgtcctccaggctcTGGGGGCCATCCGCTAGTAGACCCCCTGGCAGGAGGCCCCCACATGGCCCGCTTCCCCTACCCGCACGGCGCcatccccaaccccctcctcgGCCAGCCGCAGCACGAACACGAGATGCTACGCCACCCTGTCTTCGGTAAGAACCCACCTCGACATGGACCCCCCCCTCAGAGACCAGGATCAGGCATTCTGCCTGTTGTCAAGCATCGTTATCTTCTGCTGTTGGTTAACCAGGCGTGTGCTCCTGTTTGTCCTCCCCCCAGGTACGCCATACCCGCGGGACCTACCAGGAGGGATGCACCCCCCCATGTCTGCGGCTCACCAGCTTCAGGCTATGCAGGCCCAGTCAGTAGAGCTCCAGAGGCTGGCTATGGAGCAGCAGTGGTTACATGGGCACCACCACATGCATGGGGGTCCTCTGCCTGGGCAGGAGGATTACTACAGGTCAGGGACAGGCACAcgatagtgcagtgtttctcaACTGGTGGGTTGCGGCCCAAAAGTGAACTTTgttttagaatttttttttaacgtttttttagtttttgtttATCTCTTAGACTTTTGTGTTAACTTTGTTGACTTTGTTGTGTTGCAGCCGACTGAAGAAGGAGAGCGACAAGCAGCTGTGAGCTGAGTGAGGGATGCAGAGGCACGCAAGTACACAGGACATTGTTACAGGACAGTCTCGCTGAGGAAGTCGAATGTTCCTTCCAAACTTTTACCGTTGTGAAGAACAGAAAAGGACGAGTTGGACGTTGGAGGATATTTGTCAGTTTTATTTCCTGTTGTggacgtttttttgttttttttttgtttgtttttaaagacattGACTTTCTTTGGTATATAGCCTTCAAGTAGTGACAACGTCCTCAAGACTGATTGTGACTCCTGCATGACAATACTCTAAGCTTCCCTGACGTTTTTGTAGGTGCTAGAAATAAGACACTTTGTCACTGTGCTtatcaaagaagaagaaaaaagaccgGTCAGGCCATTATATCGGAAAGATTACAAGTGCTATCTTAAATTCAGCGTTTATTTTAATACATTGTTGGAGGTTTTCATAATTTTAAAGGAAAGCTGCAGCATGGTGTTTTTGAGTCTGTAaatagtatatatatacatataattattattataattattattattactaggTGTGGACTCCGAACCAAGTCGTTAAGACCTCCAATATTTTCAGTTTTGAAGCATTATCCCTTGTTTCAGAGGGGAGCACCATGGCATTATATAAGCAGGCTATAGTTCTGAGAGGGTGGTGGGTTTCCTCTGTCATTGCTGTGCAGACTTAAgtcccttcccacacacacacacacacacacacacacacatcaggctgCCTCTTATTCACTCATCTTAAGTCAGTTAAAAAAGCACCATATTTTTGGAAATGCTTGTACTATAAGACTTGCGTAAATGATTTGATACACTTGAACAGGACTGAGGCAGAGTTACTGAGGTGTATGTTCAGTATGCCCTACATAATGACCAGCCCTGAATAACCTCATTGTTGCACTGAAAGCTTCTTTGAACTTCTTCAATTGGTTTTAAACACACAACTTGAGATGGATATTGGACAGCAAAATGAATAACTATTTTAACAGATTTTAGAAATGTCAACCACGACTGCATATTTGAACACAATTTCAGTTCACATTTATGATCTTGCGATTTTGACTCTTGAACCTCAAATattgcaaactttttttttacctttccaCACTGAAAGCCCACTATcgcttttaaatgtattttgtctTCATAGATTCAAGTATCTCTTGTGACTAGGGGCATTGAGTGCTAGAAAAAAAGTGATGTTGTTACAGGGCCTATCTTCCCAGCAGCTCATCCTCACAATCCGCCACTCTAATAACACGTGCCGCCATATTCACTGTGACACTAAAGAGGCCTGCTTACATGGGAGGAGTTAGGCCCAGTGCTGGGACCAGGCGGCAGTGGAAACGATGGGTGTGCCTGTATGTTTCCAACTTAACCATTGCAAACCTCCACCCTGTAGAGACACCGTCTCCTCTGTACCtcaggggtggtgtgtgtgtgtgtgtgcgtgccatcGACTGTTACAAGCAGTGTTCCCATCATACAAGTGTACTGTACTTCAGCCCACAATTGATTTCACCTCTGGTGGACGGCCATGAACACgtcttctgtttgtttgttccaTGATGCACTAGAAAGACATTTGACTTATTTTAGATACTTTTTAAAAACGGTGCCCtgtgtcttttttgttgttgttgctggttTACACAGAAAGGTAATACTTGTCCTACACTTATAAATGGACTTCTTCTTGTTCACGGGCACCATGGCTGACGTCTATTCAGATGCTTTCAGACCTGATGCGAGTCTGTATGCCACTTGAGATGAGCATCTTTATGTGCACCTAAGAACTCATTTCTCACTCCAGTTCCATCATcgacctgtctctgtctctcttatgaACACCTCATTTTCCTTTTACCTTCTTTCCAAACAATTCTCCTGCCTTTAAGTCCCTCTTTTTGTGTCTCCAAACCTTTGATGTTAAGTGTTGTCAATGGTTTAGCTTCTTATTTCAAAGCGGCAATAGCAGGATGTAAATTCTGACTGctaagatttatatatatactggTATCTTGAAGCTTATTGTATATATTAGTAGTCGCCATGGGGATGACACAATGTAAACAAAAAGTAGAAATAATAAGAAAAATTGTGAGTCCTGTGTTCTCTCCATTTGagtattttgtaatttttttgaAAAATTTGTGGAAT of the Hypomesus transpacificus isolate Combined female chromosome 18, fHypTra1, whole genome shotgun sequence genome contains:
- the rerea gene encoding arginine-glutamic acid dipeptide repeats protein isoform X6, which encodes MTADKDKEKEKERDRDRDRERPDKRDKTRGEAESARPRRSCTLEGGGAKNYAESDHSEDDDNENAGGAATAEELGKKGKKKMPKKKSRYERTENGEITSFITEDDIVYRPGDCVYIESRRPNTPYFICSIQDFKLSKRDHLLMSVKWYYRQSEVPDSVYQHLVQDRNNENDSGRELVITDPVVKSRELFISDYVDTYHAAALRGKCNIAHFSDIFAAREFKARIDSFFYILGYNPETRRLNSTQGEIRVGPSHQAKLPELQPFPSPGGQAITENEELVWMPGVNDCDLLMYLRAARSMAAFAGMCDGGSTEDGCLAASRDDTTLNALNTLHESSYDAGKALQRLVKKPVPKLIEKCWSEDEVKRFIKGLRQFGKNFFRIRKELLPNKETGELITFYYYWKKTPEAASSRAHRRHRRQPVFRRIKTRTASTPVNTPSRPPSSEFLDLSSASEDDFDSEDSEQELKGYACRHCFTTTSKDWHHGGRENILLCTDCRIHFKKYGELPPIEKPVDPPPFMFKPVKEEEDGLSGKHSMRTRRNRGSMSTLRSGRKKQTGSPDGRASPTNEDLRSGGRTSPSAASTDSTDSKTESMKKPSKKIKEEAPSPMKSAKRQREKGASDSEEPERATAKKSKTQQELNRPESPSECEGEGESSDGRSVNEECSSDPKDIDQDNRSSSPSIPSPRDNESDSDSSAQQQLLQGQHPAVIQCQAGTSAAPSVVPPTPTSTAPSLAPQASPSVPPTSLLPQPLPQASPLSLIQSGASLHPQRLPSPHSPMQGMTQAPPPGPSGQPQSLPSSLHGPLPPMPHPLQAVPSHMPHPHSMPPQGFPMGQSQVPPSVVPVQSQQRPHTPPSQSQVSSQVSGQPPREQPLPPAPMSMPHIKPPPTTPIPQMPNPPSHKHPPHLSAPPFPQMPSNLPPPPALKPLSSLSTHHPPPAHPPPLQLMPQGQQLQPPPAQPPVLTQSQSLPASASHQPPQAPPLPPSAASSHPSAPPQSQFPSHSFTQVLPPSSVPPSSSSNSLPGLQPPSSSSSSASSSISMPLPASVSTGGTGPILPPIHIKEEPLDEMEEPESPPPPQRSPSPEPTVVNTPSHASQSARFIKHLDRGYNSCARTDCYFTPLAASKLAKKREEAVEKAKREVEQRAREEKEREREKEKEREREREREKDAERAAQKASSSSHEGRMCDPQMGGPAHMRPPFDGPPTTIAAVPPYIGPDTPALRTLSEYARPHVMSPTNRNHPFFVSLNPNDPLLAYHMPGLYNADPGMRERELREREMREREIRERELRERMKPGFEVKPPELDSMHPSANPMEHFARHGAISLPPMAGPHPFASFHPGLNPLERERLALGGPQLRPDMSYPERLAAERLHAERMASMANDPIARLQMFNVTPHHHQHSHIHSHLHLHQQDPLHQGGGECLVCPPGSGGHPLVDPLAGGPHMARFPYPHGAIPNPLLGQPQHEHEMLRHPVFGTPYPRDLPGGMHPPMSAAHQLQAMQAQSVELQRLAMEQQWLHGHHHMHGGPLPGQEDYYRSGTGTR
- the rerea gene encoding arginine-glutamic acid dipeptide repeats protein isoform X2 yields the protein MTADKDKEKEKERDRDRDRERPDKRDKTRGEAESARPRRSCTLEGGGAKNYAESDHSEDDDNENAGGAATAEELGKKGKKKMPKKKSRYERTENGEITSFITEDDIVYRPGDCVYIESRRPNTPYFICSIQDFKLSKRDHLLMSVKWYYRQSEVPDSVYQHLVQDRNNENDSGRELVITDPVVKSRELFISDYVDTYHAAALRGKCNIAHFSDIFAAREFKARIDSFFYILGYNPETRRLNSTQGEIRVGPSHQAKLPELQPFPSPGGQAITENEELVWMPGVNDCDLLMYLRAARSMAAFAGMCDGGSTEDGCLAASRDDTTLNALNTLHESSYDAGKALQRLVKKPVPKLIEKCWSEDEVKRFIKGLRQFGKNFFRIRKELLPNKETGELITFYYYWKKTPEAASSRAHRRHRRQPVFRRIKTRTASTPVNTPSRPPSSEFLDLSSASEDDFDSEDSEQELKGYACRHCFTTTSKDWHHGGRENILLCTDCRIHFKKYGELPPIEKPVDPPPFMFKPVKEEEDGLSGKHSMRTRRNRGSMSTLRSGRKKQTGSPDGRASPTNEDLRSGGRTSPSAASTDSTDSKTESMKKPSKKIKEEAPSPMKSAKRQREKGASDSEEPERATAKKSKTQELNRPESPSECEGEGESSDGRSVNEECSSDPKDIDQDNRSSSPSIPSPRDNESDSDSSAQQQLLQGQHPAVIQCQAGTSAAPSVVPPTPTSTAPSLAPQASPSVPPTSLLPQPLPQASPLSLIQSGASLHPQRLPSPHSPMQGMTQAPPPGPSGQPQSLPSSLHGPLPPMPHPLQAVPSHMPHPHSMPPQGFPMGQSQVPPSVVPVQSQQRPHTPPSQSQVSSQVSGQPPREQPLPPAPMSMPHIKPPPTTPIPQMPNPPSHKHPPHLSAPPFPQMPSNLPPPPALKPLSSLSTHHPPPAHPPPLQLMPQGQQLQPPPAQPPVLTQSQSLPASASHQPPQAPPLPPSAASSHPSAPPQSQFPSHSFTQVLPPSSVPPSSSSNSLPGLQPPSSSSSSASSSISMPLPASVSTGGTGPILPPIHIKEEPLDEMEEPESPPPPQRSPSPEPTVVNTPSHASQSARFIKHLDRGYNSCARTDCYFTPLAASKLAKKREEAVEKAKREVEQRAREEKEREREKEKEREREREREKDAERAAQKASSSSHEGRMCDPQMGGPAHMRPPFDGPPTTIAAVPPYIGPDTPALRTLSEYARPHVMSPTNRNHPFFVSLNPNDPLLAYHMPGLYNADPGMRERELREREMREREIRERELRERMKPGFEVKPPELDSMHPSANPMEHFARHGAISLPPMAGPHPFASFHPGLNPLERERLALGGPQLRPDMSYPERLAAERLHAERMASMANDPIARLQMFNVTPHHHQHSHIHSHLHLHQQDPLHQGGGECLVCPPGSGGHPLVDPLAGGPHMARFPYPHGAIPNPLLGQPQHEHEMLRHPVFGTPYPRDLPGGMHPPMSAAHQLQAMQAQSVELQRLAMEQQWLHGHHHMHGGPLPGQEDYYSRLKKESDKQL
- the rerea gene encoding arginine-glutamic acid dipeptide repeats protein isoform X3, which gives rise to MTADKDKEKEKERDRDRDRERPDKRDKTRGEAESARPRRSCTLEGGGAKNYAESDHSEDDDNENAGGAATAEELGKKGKKKMPKKKSRYERTENGEITSFITEDDIVYRPGDCVYIESRRPNTPYFICSIQDFKLSKRDHLLMSVKWYYRQSEVPDSVYQHLVQDRNNENDSGRELVITDPVVKSRELFISDYVDTYHAAALRGKCNIAHFSDIFAAREFKARIDSFFYILGYNPETRRLNSTQGEIRVGPSHQAKLPELQPFPSPGGQAITENEELVWMPGVNDCDLLMYLRAARSMAAFAGMCDGGSTEDGCLAASRDDTTLNALNTLHESSYDAGKALQRLVKKPVPKLIEKCWSEDEVKRFIKGLRQFGKNFFRIRKELLPNKETGELITFYYYWKKTPEAASSRAHRRHRRQPVFRRIKTRTASTPVNTPSRPPSSEFLDLSSASEDDFDSEDSEQELKGYACRHCFTTTSKDWHHGGRENILLCTDCRIHFKKYGELPPIEKPVDPPPFMFKPVKEEEDGLSGKHSMRTRRNRGSMSTLRSGRKKQTGSPDGRASPTNEDLRSGGRTSPSAASTDSTDSKTESMKKPSKKIKEEAPSPMKSAKRQREKGASDSEEPERATAKKSKTQQELNRPESPSECEGEGESSDGRSVNEECSSDPKDIDQDNRSSSPSIPSPRDNESDSDSSAQQQLLQGQHPAVIQCQAGTSAAPSVVPPTPTSTAPSLAPQASPSVPPTSLLPQPLPQASPLSLIQSGASLHPQRLPSPHSPMQGMTQAPPPGPSGQPQSLPSSLHGPLPPMPHPLQAVPSHMPHPHSMPPQGFPMGQSQVPPSVVPVQSQQRPHTPPSQSQVSSQVSGQPPREQPLPPAPMSMPHIKPPPTTPIPQMPNPPSHKHPPHLSAPPFPQMPSNLPPPPALKPLSSLSTHHPPPAHPPPLQLMPQGQQLQPPPAQPPVLTQSQSLPASASHQPPQAPPLPPSAASSHPSAPPQSQFPSHSFTQVLPPSSVPPSSSSNSLPGLQPPSSSSSSASSSISMPLPASVSTGGTGPILPPIHIKEEPLDEMEEPESPPPPQRSPSPEPTVVNTPSHASQSARFIKHLDRGYNSCARTDCYFTPLAASKLAKKREEAVEKAKREVEQRAREEKEREREKEKEREREREREKDAERAAKASSSSHEGRMCDPQMGGPAHMRPPFDGPPTTIAAVPPYIGPDTPALRTLSEYARPHVMSPTNRNHPFFVSLNPNDPLLAYHMPGLYNADPGMRERELREREMREREIRERELRERMKPGFEVKPPELDSMHPSANPMEHFARHGAISLPPMAGPHPFASFHPGLNPLERERLALGGPQLRPDMSYPERLAAERLHAERMASMANDPIARLQMFNVTPHHHQHSHIHSHLHLHQQDPLHQGGGECLVCPPGSGGHPLVDPLAGGPHMARFPYPHGAIPNPLLGQPQHEHEMLRHPVFGTPYPRDLPGGMHPPMSAAHQLQAMQAQSVELQRLAMEQQWLHGHHHMHGGPLPGQEDYYSRLKKESDKQL
- the rerea gene encoding arginine-glutamic acid dipeptide repeats protein isoform X5, which translates into the protein MTADKDKEKEKERDRDRDRERPDKRDKTRGEAESARPRRSCTLEGGGAKNYAESDHSEDDDNENAGGAATAEELGKKGKKKMPKKKSRYERTENGEITSFITEDDIVYRPGDCVYIESRRPNTPYFICSIQDFKLSKRDHLLMSVKWYYRQSEVPDSVYQHLVQDRNNENDSGRELVITDPVVKSRELFISDYVDTYHAAALRGKCNIAHFSDIFAAREFKARIDSFFYILGYNPETRRLNSTQGEIRVGPSHQAKLPELQPFPSPGGQAITENEELVWMPGVNDCDLLMYLRAARSMAAFAGMCDGGSTEDGCLAASRDDTTLNALNTLHESSYDAGKALQRLVKKPVPKLIEKCWSEDEVKRFIKGLRQFGKNFFRIRKELLPNKETGELITFYYYWKKTPEAASSRAHRRHRRQPVFRRIKTRTASTPVNTPSRPPSSEFLDLSSASEDDFDSEDSEQELKGYACRHCFTTTSKDWHHGGRENILLCTDCRIHFKKYGELPPIEKPVDPPPFMFKPVKEEEDGLSGKHSMRTRRNRGSMSTLRSGRKKQTGSPDGRASPTNEDLRSGGRTSPSAASTDSTDSKTESMKKPSKKIKEEAPSPMKSAKRQREKGASDSEEPERATAKKSKTQELNRPESPSECEGEGESSDGRSVNEECSSDPKDIDQDNRSSSPSIPSPRDNESDSDSSAQQQLLQGQHPAVIQCQAGTSAAPSVVPPTPTSTAPSLAPQASPSVPPTSLLPQPLPQASPLSLIQSGASLHPQRLPSPHSPMQGMTQAPPPGPSGQPQSLPSSLHGPLPPMPHPLQAVPSHMPHPHSMPPQGFPMGQSQVPPSVVPVQSQQRPHTPPSQSQVSSQVSGQPPREQPLPPAPMSMPHIKPPPTTPIPQMPNPPSHKHPPHLSAPPFPQMPSNLPPPPALKPLSSLSTHHPPPAHPPPLQLMPQGQQLQPPPAQPPVLTQSQSLPASASHQPPQAPPLPPSAASSHPSAPPQSQFPSHSFTQVLPPSSVPPSSSSNSLPGLQPPSSSSSSASSSISMPLPASVSTGGTGPILPPIHIKEEPLDEMEEPESPPPPQRSPSPEPTVVNTPSHASQSARFIKHLDRGYNSCARTDCYFTPLAASKLAKKREEAVEKAKREVEQRAREEKEREREKEKEREREREREKDAERAAKASSSSHEGRMCDPQMGGPAHMRPPFDGPPTTIAAVPPYIGPDTPALRTLSEYARPHVMSPTNRNHPFFVSLNPNDPLLAYHMPGLYNADPGMRERELREREMREREIRERELRERMKPGFEVKPPELDSMHPSANPMEHFARHGAISLPPMAGPHPFASFHPGLNPLERERLALGGPQLRPDMSYPERLAAERLHAERMASMANDPIARLQMFNVTPHHHQHSHIHSHLHLHQQDPLHQGGGECLVCPPGSGGHPLVDPLAGGPHMARFPYPHGAIPNPLLGQPQHEHEMLRHPVFGTPYPRDLPGGMHPPMSAAHQLQAMQAQSVELQRLAMEQQWLHGHHHMHGGPLPGQEDYYSRLKKESDKQL